A single region of the Caldalkalibacillus thermarum genome encodes:
- the sigH gene encoding RNA polymerase sporulation sigma factor SigH, translating into MRAQCQEKENKAPDYEQLPDEEVVELVKQGDLRALEYLINKYKSFVRAKARSYFLIGADREDIFQEGMIGLYKSIRDYKEDKLTSFKAFAELCITRQIITAIKTATRQKHIPLNSYVSLDKPIYDDESDRTLMDVLSGTRVSDPEELIINQEEFDDIEVKMSEILSDLERRVLMLYLDGRSYQEIAVDLNRHVKSIDNALQRVKRKLERYLQVREENA; encoded by the coding sequence TTGCGCGCACAGTGCCAGGAAAAGGAAAACAAAGCACCTGACTACGAACAACTACCTGACGAAGAAGTGGTGGAACTGGTTAAGCAAGGGGACCTTAGGGCGCTTGAATACCTGATCAATAAATATAAAAGCTTTGTTCGGGCCAAAGCCCGCTCCTACTTTTTGATCGGTGCTGACCGGGAAGACATCTTTCAAGAAGGTATGATCGGCCTGTACAAGTCCATCCGTGATTATAAAGAGGACAAGCTGACCTCATTTAAAGCCTTTGCTGAATTGTGCATCACCCGGCAGATCATTACAGCCATTAAAACCGCTACCCGCCAAAAACATATTCCCCTCAACTCCTATGTTTCACTGGACAAGCCTATTTATGACGATGAGTCAGACCGGACGCTAATGGATGTTTTGTCTGGCACAAGGGTATCGGATCCGGAAGAGTTAATCATCAATCAGGAAGAATTTGATGATATTGAAGTCAAGATGAGTGAGATTTTAAGCGATTTGGAACGCCGGGTGCTCATGCTCTATTTAGATGGCCGGTCGTATCAGGAAATCGCTGTAGACCTGAACCGTCACGTTAAATCGATTGATAATGCATTACAACGG
- a CDS encoding NYN domain-containing protein: MEEILIVDGYNVIGAAKDMLPFDRNRLEDARDWLLDKLADYQGYTGTKVYVVFDAHLVPGIGKVYRERNIEVIFTKEKETADECIEKLVRRLRRVQRQIYVATSDYTEQRIVFGEGALRKSARELLTELNHVEARIRQDVQDKYQHKPKSKFPLTKEMAEIFEKWRREG; this comes from the coding sequence GTGGAGGAAATCTTGATTGTGGATGGATATAACGTGATTGGCGCTGCGAAAGACATGCTCCCCTTTGACCGGAATCGTTTGGAAGATGCCCGCGATTGGCTGCTGGATAAACTGGCTGATTATCAGGGTTATACAGGAACAAAAGTCTATGTCGTTTTTGATGCCCATCTGGTTCCTGGAATTGGCAAGGTGTACAGGGAACGTAACATTGAGGTGATTTTCACCAAGGAAAAAGAAACGGCCGATGAATGTATTGAAAAATTGGTGCGGCGCTTAAGGCGTGTTCAACGCCAAATTTATGTGGCCACCTCTGATTACACGGAGCAGCGCATTGTCTTTGGTGAAGGAGCTCTGCGCAAATCGGCCCGGGAGCTGTTAACCGAGCTGAATCATGTGGAGGCCAGGATCCGCCAAGACGTCCAAGACAAATATCAGCATAAGCCCAAATCAAAATTTCCGCTTACAAAGGAGATGGCAGAAATTTTTGAAAAGTGGAGAAGAGAAGGCTAG
- the rlmB gene encoding 23S rRNA (guanosine(2251)-2'-O)-methyltransferase RlmB: MKQEWIAGKNPVLEALRARHPLNKLWIAKESKGAGLTELIRQAKEQGVVVQQVPRKKIDQVTGEMAHQGVLAFVAAYTYAELDTLFKRAAERNEPPFFLILDGIEDPHNLGSILRTADATGAHGVIIPKRRSAGLTATVAKTSAGAIHYVPVTRVTNLAQTIEELKTRHIWVCGTATDAQQDFRQADFTVPVAVVIGNEGKGISRLVREKCDYHVKIPLAGRVSSLNASVAASVLMFEVYRQRHPVS; this comes from the coding sequence GTGAAGCAGGAATGGATCGCAGGAAAAAATCCGGTGTTAGAAGCTTTGCGGGCCCGGCATCCCCTGAACAAGCTATGGATAGCCAAGGAAAGTAAGGGGGCCGGGCTGACAGAGTTGATTCGTCAGGCCAAGGAACAGGGTGTTGTGGTTCAGCAAGTGCCCCGGAAGAAAATCGACCAAGTGACGGGAGAAATGGCGCACCAAGGTGTTCTTGCCTTTGTGGCGGCTTATACATACGCAGAGCTAGACACCTTGTTCAAGCGGGCAGCGGAGCGGAATGAACCGCCCTTTTTCCTCATTTTGGATGGCATCGAAGACCCCCATAACCTGGGTTCCATCTTGCGGACGGCGGATGCCACCGGCGCCCACGGCGTGATTATCCCTAAGCGGCGGTCGGCCGGTTTGACGGCCACTGTGGCCAAAACTTCAGCTGGAGCTATTCACTATGTACCGGTCACCAGGGTGACCAATTTGGCTCAGACGATTGAAGAATTAAAAACCAGGCATATTTGGGTGTGTGGCACAGCAACGGATGCCCAACAGGACTTCCGCCAGGCTGACTTTACCGTGCCGGTGGCTGTGGTGATTGGTAATGAAGGCAAAGGCATCAGCCGCCTGGTCCGTGAAAAATGTGACTATCATGTTAAGATTCCGCTGGCTGGCCGGGTAAGCTCGCTAAATGCCTCTGTGGCCGCCTCTGTCTTAATGTTTGAAGTTTACCGTCAGCGCCATCCAGTCTCGTAG
- a CDS encoding Mini-ribonuclease 3, with product MRPFMPKLPHSPHLYNGLTLAYVGDAVYEVYVRVHLLELGKTQTYRLHQAATRYVSAKAQAKVLSCWLEENVLTEEELDIVRRGRNAKVRTVPKHTDLATYRLGTAFESLIGYLYLKQRIQRLETLIQQAYAIIEGNENAL from the coding sequence ATGAGACCCTTTATGCCCAAACTCCCCCACTCCCCCCATTTGTATAATGGTTTAACCTTGGCCTATGTGGGGGATGCCGTGTATGAGGTGTACGTCCGTGTACACCTGTTAGAACTGGGGAAAACACAAACCTACCGCCTGCATCAGGCGGCGACCCGTTATGTATCGGCCAAAGCACAGGCCAAAGTGTTAAGCTGCTGGCTGGAGGAGAACGTGCTGACGGAGGAAGAACTAGACATTGTCAGGAGGGGACGAAATGCCAAGGTGCGCACGGTCCCCAAGCATACTGATCTGGCCACCTATCGTTTGGGAACCGCCTTTGAAAGCTTGATTGGTTATTTATATTTAAAGCAGCGCATACAGCGGCTGGAGACCTTGATTCAACAGGCTTATGCCATTATAGAAGGGAATGAAAATGCATTGTGA
- the cysS gene encoding cysteine--tRNA ligase: protein MSIKIYNTLKRAKEPFVPVEKGKVKMYVCGPTVYSHIHIGNARPAIFFDTVRRYFEYKGYEVTYIQNFTDVDDKIIKAAQQEGKSAKEVAETYIKAYLDVAQQLNIKPATAHPKVTENMKEIIAFIEDLIKAGLAYEADGDVYYRTHKFKEYGKLSQQNTEELLAGARIEVNENKESPLDFALWKKAKPGEVFWESPWGKGRPGWHIECSAMIKKYLGETIDIHGGGLDLTFPHHENEIAQTEGLTHKPLARYWMHNAMVTINQEKMSKSLGNVVRVNDLLSRHDPQVLRFFMLTGHYRSPINYSEELLNQAKNGLERLKTAVANLEHALKSSAAGAPDEEHPAVATGKRKFEEAMDDDFNTANAISVLFELAREANTYLNQGEGHPAVLKSFRDTLVGLAGVLGLKLEEEQALLDEEIERLIEERNKARKARDFATADRIRDQLAARGIILEDTPQGVRWRRR from the coding sequence ATGTCCATTAAGATTTATAATACGCTGAAGCGTGCCAAGGAGCCGTTTGTGCCTGTTGAAAAGGGTAAAGTAAAGATGTACGTGTGTGGTCCGACGGTGTACAGCCACATTCATATTGGCAATGCCCGCCCGGCCATCTTCTTTGATACGGTGCGCCGCTATTTTGAATACAAGGGATATGAGGTCACTTATATACAAAACTTTACCGATGTGGATGATAAAATCATCAAAGCAGCCCAACAAGAGGGCAAGTCAGCCAAAGAGGTGGCTGAAACGTATATTAAGGCGTACTTGGACGTCGCTCAGCAATTAAACATTAAGCCAGCCACCGCCCATCCCAAGGTTACGGAAAATATGAAGGAGATCATTGCCTTTATCGAGGATTTGATCAAGGCAGGCCTGGCTTATGAAGCTGATGGGGATGTTTATTACCGTACACATAAGTTTAAGGAGTACGGCAAGCTGTCTCAGCAAAATACGGAGGAGCTCTTGGCCGGGGCGCGTATTGAGGTGAATGAAAATAAAGAGTCTCCCCTCGACTTTGCTTTATGGAAAAAGGCCAAACCGGGTGAAGTGTTCTGGGAAAGCCCCTGGGGAAAAGGCAGGCCTGGATGGCACATTGAATGCTCGGCCATGATTAAAAAATACTTGGGAGAGACCATCGACATCCACGGTGGTGGTTTAGACTTGACCTTTCCCCATCATGAAAATGAGATTGCCCAGACGGAAGGCTTAACCCACAAGCCACTCGCCCGGTACTGGATGCATAATGCCATGGTGACGATCAATCAGGAAAAAATGTCCAAATCATTGGGCAATGTGGTTCGGGTTAACGACCTTTTAAGCCGGCATGATCCGCAAGTGTTACGCTTCTTTATGCTTACCGGCCATTACCGCAGCCCGATCAACTACAGTGAGGAACTGTTGAACCAGGCTAAAAACGGTCTTGAACGCCTGAAGACGGCAGTGGCCAACCTGGAACATGCCCTCAAAAGCTCTGCCGCTGGCGCGCCAGATGAAGAGCACCCAGCCGTGGCAACAGGCAAAAGGAAGTTTGAAGAGGCGATGGATGATGATTTTAATACGGCCAATGCGATCAGTGTCCTGTTTGAGCTGGCCAGAGAAGCCAACACTTATTTAAACCAAGGGGAAGGCCATCCCGCCGTGTTGAAGTCATTCCGGGATACTCTGGTTGGACTGGCAGGCGTCCTGGGCTTGAAGCTGGAGGAAGAACAAGCGTTGTTGGACGAGGAAATAGAGCGTTTGATTGAAGAACGGAATAAAGCGCGCAAGGCCAGAGATTTTGCCACAGCGGATCGCATCCGGGACCAATTAGCTGCCCGGGGCATCATTTTGGAAGATACCCCCCAAGGTGTCCGTTGGCGCAGAAGGTGA
- the epsC gene encoding serine O-acetyltransferase EpsC — translation MSVWKTLKEDIQAVFDRDPAARSTLEVVFTYSGLHAIWLHRLAHALYKRKFYFLARFISQFNRFLTGIEIHPGAKIGKGLFIDHGMGVVIGETCEIGDYVTIYQGVTLGGTGKEKGKRHPTIEDHVLISSGAKVLGAITIGHHSKVGAGSVVLKDVPPNSTVVGIPGRVVVQDGERVPHDLDHVNLPDPVADMLRRMEQEINKLKKEVEELKKGKDAHVH, via the coding sequence ATGTCTGTTTGGAAAACGCTCAAAGAAGATATTCAGGCCGTCTTTGACCGTGACCCGGCGGCCAGGAGCACCCTTGAGGTGGTGTTTACTTATTCCGGTTTGCATGCCATTTGGTTGCACCGGCTGGCACATGCCCTTTATAAACGCAAATTCTACTTCTTGGCCAGATTCATCTCCCAATTCAACCGTTTTCTAACCGGTATTGAAATTCATCCTGGAGCTAAAATTGGCAAAGGCTTGTTTATTGACCATGGCATGGGGGTTGTCATTGGCGAAACTTGTGAAATAGGAGACTACGTCACCATTTACCAAGGTGTGACACTGGGGGGAACCGGAAAAGAAAAGGGGAAGCGCCATCCCACAATTGAAGACCATGTGTTGATCTCTTCCGGGGCCAAAGTGCTGGGGGCCATTACCATTGGTCATCATTCCAAAGTGGGGGCTGGTTCTGTGGTGCTGAAAGATGTTCCGCCCAACTCAACGGTGGTCGGCATACCCGGGCGCGTCGTGGTTCAGGATGGTGAACGGGTTCCCCATGATCTGGATCATGTCAACCTGCCTGACCCAGTAGCGGATATGTTGCGCCGTATGGAGCAAGAAATTAATAAATTGAAAAAAGAAGTGGAAGAATTAAAGAAAGGAAAGGATGCCCATGTCCATTAA
- the gltX gene encoding glutamate--tRNA ligase, which translates to MTKQVRVRYAPSPTGHLHIGNARTALFNYLFARHYKGQFVIRIEDTDRKRNVEGGDINQLKYLKWLGIDWDESIDKPGPYGPYRQSERLEIYQKYAQILMEKGLAYKCYCTEEELEAEREKQRAQGVMPRYSGKCRDLSPAEQEDLEAKGRKPSIRFRVPENKSYTFDDMVKGPITFESNDIGDFVIVKKDGWPTYNFAVVIDDHLMDITHVLRGEDHISNTPRQMMIYEALGWEPPVFGHMTLIVNENRKKLSKRDETIIQFIEQYHELGYLPEALFNFITLLGWSPEGEREIFSREEFIRIFDEKRLSKSPAVFDANKLTWMNNHYIKQLSPDEVVKLALPYLQKEGYLPRDLTPEQQEWATKLILLYQEQLRYGAEITKLASLFFKEEIEHDDEAMAILGEEQVPAVLQAFLEQLDQADPFEPEQIKHALKSVQKMTGAKGKKLFMPIRVACTGQSHGPDLTQSLALLGRDKVRSRLQEALKKLQTV; encoded by the coding sequence ATGACGAAACAGGTCAGAGTGCGTTATGCGCCCAGCCCCACGGGGCATTTACATATAGGAAATGCCAGAACAGCGTTATTCAACTACTTGTTCGCCCGCCATTACAAGGGTCAATTTGTGATCCGCATTGAAGATACCGACCGGAAGCGCAACGTGGAAGGCGGGGACATCAACCAGCTGAAGTACTTAAAATGGCTGGGAATCGATTGGGATGAAAGTATTGACAAACCCGGCCCCTATGGTCCCTATCGGCAAAGCGAGCGCCTGGAGATCTATCAAAAATATGCCCAAATCCTGATGGAAAAAGGATTGGCGTATAAGTGTTATTGTACCGAAGAAGAATTGGAAGCCGAACGGGAAAAACAACGGGCCCAAGGGGTGATGCCCCGCTATTCCGGTAAGTGCCGGGATCTTTCCCCGGCAGAACAAGAAGACCTTGAAGCGAAAGGGCGCAAGCCCAGCATCCGCTTCCGGGTGCCGGAAAACAAGTCTTACACCTTTGATGATATGGTCAAGGGCCCCATAACGTTTGAATCCAATGATATTGGAGACTTTGTCATTGTCAAAAAAGACGGTTGGCCAACGTATAACTTTGCGGTTGTGATTGACGACCATCTGATGGACATCACCCATGTGCTGCGCGGAGAAGACCATATTTCCAACACCCCGCGGCAGATGATGATTTATGAGGCCTTAGGCTGGGAACCTCCCGTCTTCGGCCATATGACACTGATTGTGAATGAAAACCGCAAGAAATTAAGCAAGCGGGACGAAACGATTATCCAGTTTATTGAGCAATATCACGAACTGGGTTACTTGCCGGAAGCGCTCTTCAATTTTATCACCCTTTTAGGCTGGTCGCCGGAAGGGGAACGGGAAATTTTTTCCCGTGAAGAATTTATCCGCATTTTTGATGAAAAACGTCTGTCCAAAAGTCCGGCGGTGTTTGACGCCAATAAATTGACCTGGATGAACAACCATTATATTAAACAACTTTCGCCCGATGAAGTGGTTAAGCTGGCCTTGCCTTATTTGCAAAAGGAAGGTTATTTGCCCCGCGATTTAACGCCAGAACAACAAGAGTGGGCAACCAAGTTGATTCTTTTATACCAGGAGCAGCTGCGTTACGGGGCTGAAATTACCAAGCTCGCCTCCCTCTTCTTCAAAGAAGAGATTGAGCATGATGATGAGGCGATGGCCATACTGGGTGAGGAGCAGGTTCCAGCGGTGCTGCAAGCGTTTTTAGAGCAGTTGGATCAAGCAGATCCCTTTGAGCCAGAGCAGATCAAGCACGCCCTTAAGAGCGTGCAAAAAATGACGGGGGCCAAGGGCAAGAAACTGTTTATGCCAATTCGGGTGGCCTGCACAGGACAGTCCCATGGCCCGGATTTAACACAATCACTGGCCTTGTTGGGGCGTGATAAAGTGCGGTCCCGCTTGCAAGAAGCCTTAAAAAAGCTGCAAACCGTTTAA
- the ispF gene encoding 2-C-methyl-D-erythritol 2,4-cyclodiphosphate synthase gives MRIRIGQGFDVHQLVEGRPLIIGGVHIPYDKGLKGHSDADVLLHAISDAILGAIGEGDIGRHFPDTDPAYENADSYELLVKVWQLAREKGYVLGNVDATIIAQKPKLAPYIHQMIKRVASACQGEESQVNIKATTTEKLGFCGREEGIAAQAVVLLIQAP, from the coding sequence ATGAGGATCCGCATTGGGCAGGGCTTTGACGTGCACCAGCTGGTTGAGGGGCGCCCGCTCATCATTGGTGGCGTCCACATCCCCTATGACAAGGGCCTCAAGGGCCACTCGGATGCCGATGTTTTATTGCACGCCATTAGTGACGCCATATTGGGGGCCATCGGGGAAGGGGATATCGGCCGTCATTTTCCGGATACTGATCCCGCTTATGAGAACGCTGACTCTTATGAGCTGCTTGTGAAGGTATGGCAGCTGGCCCGCGAGAAAGGCTATGTTCTGGGCAATGTGGATGCCACGATCATCGCCCAAAAGCCGAAGCTGGCGCCCTATATTCACCAGATGATCAAGCGGGTGGCTAGCGCTTGTCAGGGTGAAGAGTCTCAGGTTAATATTAAAGCAACAACCACCGAAAAATTAGGTTTTTGCGGACGGGAAGAAGGCATTGCTGCCCAGGCCGTGGTGCTTCTGATCCAGGCACCTTGA
- the ispD gene encoding 2-C-methyl-D-erythritol 4-phosphate cytidylyltransferase, with amino-acid sequence MKVSAVIVAAGKGKRMGLGKNKAFLDLEGKPLLVHTLSRWQRFSCVTDITVVAGEEELGLVKELIKQHRLSKVRHVVAGGRERQESVFYGLKALGQEPPDVVLIHDGARPFLAEGYVQQVVDAVQRYGAAILAVPVKDTIKVVDNGHIASTLDRSKLWAAQTPQGFKYALIVKAHEEARRQQREATDDAALVEAMGHAVYIVPGSEYNIKLTTPEDIDLARSILKRSEEA; translated from the coding sequence ATGAAGGTCAGTGCTGTCATTGTGGCTGCCGGAAAGGGAAAACGCATGGGTCTGGGCAAAAACAAAGCTTTTTTGGACCTGGAAGGGAAGCCCTTATTGGTACATACATTAAGCAGATGGCAACGCTTTAGTTGCGTCACAGACATCACGGTTGTTGCCGGTGAAGAAGAGTTGGGTTTGGTCAAGGAACTGATCAAACAGCACCGCTTGAGCAAAGTGAGGCACGTTGTTGCCGGCGGCAGGGAACGGCAGGAAAGCGTGTTTTATGGCCTCAAAGCCCTGGGCCAAGAACCACCGGATGTAGTCTTGATTCATGACGGGGCCCGTCCGTTTCTGGCCGAAGGCTATGTTCAACAGGTTGTAGATGCGGTCCAGCGTTACGGGGCAGCCATTTTGGCCGTGCCCGTTAAAGATACAATCAAGGTGGTTGACAATGGCCACATTGCCTCAACCCTGGACCGTTCCAAGCTGTGGGCGGCCCAAACACCGCAAGGGTTTAAGTATGCTCTGATTGTCAAAGCCCATGAAGAGGCCAGACGCCAACAGCGGGAGGCCACAGATGATGCGGCCTTGGTGGAGGCCATGGGCCATGCTGTCTATATTGTGCCGGGAAGCGAGTATAATATAAAATTAACAACGCCTGAAGATATTGATCTGGCCCGATCCATACTAAAGAGGAGTGAAGAAGCATGA
- a CDS encoding PIN/TRAM domain-containing protein produces the protein MLKRMIQVFLAFAGAILGYYFGPQVMAMLEALLNLGLSDSLLEQNVVNAIIYALLGAVLFGLLSVWLAEYLVNVMRWAEERLLKTPVADLFFGVMGLIVGLLIAFLLSFPFNNIPVASQVLPALFAICFGYIGFQIGFKKRDEMIGLFTLGRLGKEKKAGSPVAGEHKILDTSVIIDGRIADICQTGFIEGTIVIPGFVLEELQHIADSSDDLKRNRGRRGLDVLNRIQKEKTVKVHIYEGDFEDIHEVDSKLIRLAKVLNGKVVTNDFNLNKVCELQGVPVLNINDLANAVKPVVLPGEELTVQVIKDGKEQGQGVAYLDDGTMIVVEGGREHIGSKIDVMVTSVLQTSAGRMIFAKPKLYEKAL, from the coding sequence ATGTTGAAACGAATGATCCAAGTTTTTCTTGCCTTTGCCGGTGCTATTTTGGGCTATTACTTTGGGCCACAAGTGATGGCGATGTTAGAAGCACTTTTAAATCTGGGCTTATCTGATTCATTGCTGGAGCAAAATGTGGTCAATGCAATTATTTATGCGCTTTTAGGTGCGGTTTTATTTGGTTTATTATCAGTCTGGTTGGCCGAATATTTGGTTAATGTGATGCGCTGGGCCGAAGAGCGTCTGTTAAAGACGCCTGTGGCTGATTTGTTTTTTGGAGTCATGGGCCTGATTGTTGGACTCTTGATTGCGTTTCTGTTGAGTTTTCCCTTTAATAATATTCCGGTAGCAAGCCAAGTGTTGCCGGCTTTGTTTGCCATCTGTTTCGGCTATATTGGCTTTCAAATAGGGTTTAAAAAGCGGGATGAAATGATTGGCCTGTTTACGCTGGGGCGCTTAGGCAAAGAGAAGAAGGCAGGCAGCCCTGTGGCAGGAGAACACAAAATACTGGACACCAGCGTGATTATCGATGGACGTATCGCTGACATTTGCCAAACAGGATTTATAGAAGGAACCATTGTCATCCCCGGGTTTGTCTTGGAGGAATTGCAGCATATAGCTGATTCTTCTGATGACTTGAAGCGGAACAGAGGGCGCAGAGGATTGGATGTGTTGAATCGCATCCAAAAGGAAAAGACGGTCAAAGTTCACATTTATGAAGGCGACTTTGAGGATATACATGAAGTGGACAGCAAATTGATCCGCCTGGCCAAAGTGTTGAATGGCAAAGTGGTGACCAATGATTTTAACTTGAACAAGGTGTGTGAATTGCAAGGCGTTCCGGTGCTGAACATTAACGATTTGGCCAATGCCGTCAAGCCGGTTGTGCTTCCCGGTGAAGAACTGACGGTACAGGTGATCAAAGACGGAAAAGAGCAGGGGCAGGGCGTGGCTTATCTGGACGACGGCACAATGATCGTGGTGGAAGGTGGCCGTGAACATATCGGCAGCAAGATTGACGTGATGGTCACCAGTGTGCTGCAAACATCAGCAGGGCGGATGATCTTTGCCAAGCCAAAATTATATGAAAAGGCCTTATAA
- the pssA gene encoding CDP-diacylglycerol--serine O-phosphatidyltransferase yields the protein MLTRSIPSLFTLGNLFLGILAILLAIQGEPRYIDYAAILVIVGMILDGLDGRVARMLNAASEFGKQLDSLSDIVTFGVAPSVIMYLVVLHELGPWGIVVTALFPICGALRLARFSVQPGIPGFFIGLPITAAGGVLATFALYHSVFPPLFLPIGMIILSFLMVSRIKYPNFKKVGVPRAAFWITPIIIGAVALLAYRFPSEFPKIVFIPLVLYAAYGIKKSLEKSWRQKAHKRRGKRLGRR from the coding sequence ATGCTAACCAGAAGTATTCCTAGCCTGTTTACATTGGGCAATTTATTTTTAGGGATTTTGGCGATTCTCCTGGCGATCCAGGGTGAACCCCGTTATATTGACTATGCTGCTATTTTAGTAATCGTTGGTATGATTTTGGACGGATTGGACGGCCGCGTGGCGCGCATGTTGAATGCGGCCAGTGAGTTTGGCAAACAACTGGACTCATTATCTGATATTGTCACTTTTGGTGTAGCCCCCAGTGTGATCATGTACCTGGTGGTTTTGCATGAACTGGGCCCATGGGGTATTGTGGTTACGGCTTTATTTCCCATTTGCGGTGCGTTAAGGCTGGCCCGGTTCAGTGTCCAGCCTGGCATTCCTGGTTTTTTTATCGGCTTGCCCATTACTGCCGCGGGGGGTGTCTTGGCCACCTTTGCTCTGTATCATTCCGTTTTTCCGCCTTTGTTTTTACCCATCGGCATGATCATTTTATCGTTCCTTATGGTCAGTCGAATCAAATACCCCAATTTTAAAAAAGTGGGTGTGCCCAGGGCCGCCTTCTGGATTACACCTATCATCATCGGGGCTGTGGCTCTCTTGGCCTATCGTTTCCCATCCGAATTTCCCAAAATTGTCTTTATTCCCTTGGTGTTATATGCGGCTTACGGAATTAAAAAAAGCTTGGAAAAAAGTTGGCGCCAGAAAGCACACAAGAGGCGGGGCAAGCGGTTGGGACGCCGCTGA
- the disA gene encoding DNA integrity scanning diadenylate cyclase DisA, whose protein sequence is MTEKEKQDQTAAVLKLVAPGTPLREGLENVLRAKTGALIVIGYSKEMMNIVDGGFSINCEFTPANLYELAKMDGAIILSNDVKRILFANTQLVPDSSIPSRETGIRHRTAERVAKQTGHLVISISQRRNVITLYQGNFRYALRDIGVILTKANQAIQTLEKYKAVLDQALTNLSALEFEELVTLHEVAMVIHRIEMVLRIKAEINRYIHELGTEGRLISMQLEELVSNVEEEVYLLLKDYCRNQDEDPARILNELKKLSSDELLENNAIVRLLGYSPHVNVQEEPVSPRGYRILHKIPRLPSAIVQNLVDKFEALSQVMMASIEELDEVDGVGEVRARTIKDGLMRIQEQVFIDRHI, encoded by the coding sequence ATGACAGAAAAAGAAAAACAAGATCAAACGGCTGCCGTTTTAAAACTGGTGGCTCCCGGAACCCCGCTCCGGGAAGGACTGGAGAATGTTTTGCGAGCCAAAACAGGCGCCCTCATTGTGATCGGGTACAGCAAAGAAATGATGAACATCGTGGATGGCGGCTTTTCCATCAATTGTGAATTTACGCCGGCCAACTTGTATGAACTGGCCAAAATGGACGGCGCTATTATTTTGAGCAATGATGTCAAGCGCATTTTATTTGCCAACACCCAGCTTGTCCCTGATTCGTCCATTCCGTCCCGCGAGACTGGAATTCGTCATCGCACGGCGGAACGGGTCGCTAAACAAACAGGCCATTTGGTGATTTCCATTTCCCAGCGGCGCAATGTGATTACGCTGTATCAAGGTAATTTCCGCTATGCTCTCAGAGACATTGGTGTGATTTTAACGAAGGCTAATCAAGCCATTCAAACGTTGGAAAAGTACAAGGCCGTGCTTGATCAGGCCTTGACCAATCTAAGCGCCCTTGAATTTGAAGAGCTGGTCACCTTGCATGAAGTGGCCATGGTCATCCACCGCATTGAGATGGTGTTGCGTATTAAAGCGGAAATTAACCGTTATATCCACGAATTAGGGACTGAAGGCCGTCTCATCAGCATGCAGCTTGAAGAATTGGTGTCCAACGTTGAAGAAGAGGTATATTTATTGTTAAAAGATTACTGCCGCAATCAGGATGAAGATCCTGCCCGCATTTTAAATGAGTTGAAAAAATTGTCCTCAGATGAGCTGTTAGAAAACAATGCCATTGTCCGTTTGCTGGGTTATTCTCCCCATGTCAATGTGCAAGAGGAACCGGTCTCACCACGGGGCTACCGTATTTTGCATAAAATCCCCCGTCTTCCCAGTGCGATTGTTCAAAATTTGGTGGATAAGTTTGAAGCGCTCTCCCAGGTGATGATGGCCTCTATTGAAGAGCTGGATGAAGTGGATGGGGTAGGCGAAGTCCGGGCCAGAACAATTAAAGACGGTCTCATGCGCATCCAGGAACAAGTGTTTATTGATCGTCATATCTAA